A stretch of the Bacillus licheniformis DSM 13 = ATCC 14580 genome encodes the following:
- a CDS encoding 3D domain-containing protein yields the protein MMTMFRRFLMTVLFVLAFMTTFFAVSGVEAQDISSWAKERDLSLKQLMLTFKSLPEEKAEKTSLSAAEQIKNKPKSLEDAFDWSKYPKQKVTATGYTAGAESTGKQPHHPDYGITYSGVKVKRDLYSTVAADPSVFPIGTILFIPDYGYGVVADTGSAIKGNRLDLYYETVEDVYKEWGKKTLDVYVIKKGNGTITEEDLLKLNENKSMQVFRQKYKMAKE from the coding sequence GTGATGACTATGTTCCGGCGTTTCTTGATGACAGTTTTGTTTGTCCTTGCTTTTATGACGACCTTCTTTGCCGTTTCAGGCGTGGAGGCACAGGATATATCCAGCTGGGCAAAAGAACGCGATCTGTCCTTGAAACAGCTGATGCTCACCTTTAAATCACTTCCCGAAGAAAAAGCGGAAAAGACGTCTCTGTCTGCCGCAGAACAAATTAAAAACAAACCGAAATCGCTTGAAGACGCGTTTGACTGGAGCAAGTATCCGAAGCAAAAAGTCACCGCGACCGGATATACAGCAGGGGCTGAATCAACGGGAAAACAGCCTCATCATCCCGATTACGGGATTACATATTCGGGAGTCAAAGTAAAAAGAGATTTATATTCAACCGTTGCAGCCGACCCGTCGGTCTTTCCGATCGGCACCATATTGTTCATCCCGGACTACGGCTATGGGGTTGTTGCGGATACCGGATCAGCCATTAAGGGAAACCGGCTCGATTTGTACTATGAGACGGTTGAGGATGTTTATAAAGAATGGGGCAAAAAAACACTTGATGTTTATGTCATTAAAAAAGGAAACGGCACCATTACCGAAGAGGATCTCCTGAAGCTGAATGAAAATAAATCGATGCAAGTATTCAGACAAAAATATAAAATGGCGAAAGAATAA
- a CDS encoding YuiB family protein, whose translation MISLPVVIISVVLFFVLFFGIGFLLNMLLRMSWIMAVIYPIVCLFIVNKEKLIRYVEAPGEAFSGLFDRVASLAAADIIILASGMAGALLSGVTIKALRKRGYQMF comes from the coding sequence TTGATTAGTTTACCAGTTGTCATCATTTCAGTTGTCTTATTTTTCGTCCTGTTTTTCGGCATCGGTTTTCTGCTGAATATGCTGCTCAGAATGTCATGGATCATGGCTGTCATTTATCCAATTGTATGCCTTTTCATTGTGAATAAAGAAAAGCTGATTCGCTATGTAGAGGCGCCGGGAGAGGCATTTTCCGGCCTTTTTGACAGAGTGGCTTCTTTGGCTGCTGCCGATATCATCATTTTAGCCAGCGGAATGGCCGGAGCCCTGTTGTCGGGCGTTACGATCAAAGCGCTGCGAAAAAGGGGATATCAAATGTTTTAA
- a CDS encoding YuiA family protein — MKTTSTHRLESTCTFCSGKGYFQLLLGGSETCSNCKGTGKDR, encoded by the coding sequence ATGAAGACAACGTCAACCCATCGACTTGAATCTACCTGTACATTCTGTTCAGGAAAAGGCTATTTTCAGCTTCTGCTCGGCGGTTCGGAAACGTGCAGCAACTGCAAGGGAACAGGAAAAGACCGTTGA
- a CDS encoding NAD(P)/FAD-dependent oxidoreductase, producing the protein MPLNKPKVVVLGAGYGGLMTVTRLVKKIGINEADITLVNKHNYHYETTWMHEASAGTLHHDRCRYQIKDVINTSRVNFVQDTVKKIDKEGKKVVLETGELSYDYLVVALGSVPETFGISGLKEHAFSISNINSSRQLREHIEYQFATYNTEAEKRPERLTIVVGGAGFTGIEFLGEMANRIPELCREYDIDRQQVRLICVEAAPSVLPGFEPELVDYAVNYLEGKGVEFKIGTAVKECTPDGIIVGKDDQTEEIKAGTVVWAAGVRGNPIIEESGFENMRGRVKVKPDLRVEGHDDIFVIGDCSLIINEETERPYPPTAQISMQQGETCANNLAALIHGKETETFSFDNKGSVASLGEHDAIGVAFGRKMTGTTASMMKKIIDNRSLFMIGGPGLVLKKGKFKFF; encoded by the coding sequence ATTCCGTTGAATAAGCCAAAAGTAGTAGTATTAGGTGCAGGTTATGGTGGATTAATGACCGTTACGAGACTTGTTAAAAAAATCGGCATCAATGAAGCGGATATTACGCTTGTCAACAAGCACAATTACCATTATGAGACGACCTGGATGCACGAGGCGAGCGCAGGTACGCTTCATCATGACAGATGCCGCTATCAGATTAAAGACGTCATCAATACATCCCGTGTCAATTTCGTTCAGGATACGGTAAAGAAAATCGATAAAGAAGGAAAGAAAGTCGTCCTTGAAACAGGAGAGCTTAGTTACGACTATCTTGTCGTGGCGCTCGGCTCCGTCCCTGAAACTTTCGGAATTTCGGGATTGAAAGAGCATGCTTTCTCTATTTCAAACATCAATTCGTCCCGCCAGCTTCGCGAGCACATTGAATATCAGTTCGCGACGTATAACACAGAAGCCGAGAAGCGCCCGGAACGCCTGACGATCGTTGTCGGGGGAGCTGGTTTTACAGGCATTGAATTTTTAGGTGAAATGGCCAACCGCATTCCTGAGCTGTGCCGCGAATACGATATCGACCGCCAGCAGGTTCGTTTAATTTGCGTGGAAGCCGCGCCGTCTGTTCTCCCGGGCTTTGAACCGGAGCTTGTCGATTATGCGGTCAACTACCTCGAAGGAAAAGGCGTTGAATTCAAAATCGGCACGGCCGTGAAAGAATGCACGCCTGACGGAATCATCGTCGGAAAAGACGATCAGACCGAAGAAATCAAAGCAGGCACTGTCGTATGGGCCGCAGGCGTCCGCGGCAACCCGATCATTGAGGAATCCGGCTTTGAAAACATGCGCGGCCGTGTGAAGGTTAAACCTGACCTGCGCGTTGAAGGCCATGATGATATATTTGTTATCGGAGACTGCTCTTTAATCATAAATGAAGAAACCGAAAGGCCTTATCCGCCGACTGCGCAGATTTCCATGCAGCAAGGCGAAACGTGCGCAAACAATCTGGCCGCACTGATTCACGGCAAAGAAACGGAAACGTTCTCATTTGATAACAAAGGCTCTGTCGCTTCTCTCGGCGAACACGATGCAATCGGCGTCGCATTCGGCAGAAAGATGACGGGAACGACGGCGTCCATGATGAAAAAAATCATCGACAACCGCTCGCTTTTCATGATCGGCGGGCCGGGACTTGTTCTGAAAAAAGGCAAGTTTAAATTTTTCTGA
- the yumC gene encoding ferredoxin--NADP reductase 2 translates to MREDTKVYDITIIGGGPVGLFTAFYGGMRQASVKIIESLPQLGGQLSALYPEKYIYDVAGFPKIRAQELVDNLKEQMAKFDQTVCLEQAVESVEKQADGIFKLVTNKEIHYSKTVIITAGNGAFQPRKLELESAAQFENANLHYFIDDLNQFAGKRVAVLGGGDSAVDWALMLEPIAKEVSIIHRRDKFRAHEHSVENLRNSKVNVLTPFVPTELIGSERIEQIVIEEVKGERKEIIDVDDVIVNFGFVSSLGPIKNWGLEIEKNSIVVKSTMETNIEGFYAAGDICTYEGKVKLIASGFGEAPTAVNNAKAYMDPKARVQPLHSTSMFENK, encoded by the coding sequence ATGCGTGAAGACACAAAAGTATATGATATCACAATTATCGGGGGCGGCCCTGTCGGCTTGTTTACCGCATTTTACGGCGGAATGCGGCAAGCGAGCGTCAAAATTATTGAAAGCCTGCCGCAACTCGGCGGTCAGCTGTCCGCTTTGTATCCCGAAAAATACATATACGATGTAGCCGGGTTCCCTAAAATCCGCGCTCAGGAGCTGGTCGACAATTTAAAAGAGCAAATGGCGAAATTCGATCAGACCGTTTGTTTGGAACAAGCCGTCGAAAGCGTTGAAAAACAAGCAGACGGTATTTTCAAACTCGTCACCAACAAAGAAATCCACTATTCTAAAACGGTGATTATTACAGCCGGAAACGGAGCATTCCAGCCGAGAAAGCTCGAGCTTGAATCTGCGGCACAATTCGAGAATGCAAACCTTCATTACTTTATAGATGATCTGAATCAATTTGCGGGCAAGCGCGTTGCGGTATTGGGCGGCGGCGACTCCGCCGTCGACTGGGCGCTCATGCTGGAACCGATCGCAAAAGAGGTGTCAATTATTCATCGCCGCGATAAATTCCGCGCACACGAGCACAGCGTCGAAAACTTGCGCAATTCTAAAGTCAATGTATTGACACCGTTTGTTCCGACCGAGCTGATCGGCAGCGAGCGAATCGAACAGATCGTCATTGAGGAAGTGAAAGGCGAGAGAAAAGAAATCATCGATGTCGACGATGTGATCGTCAACTTCGGTTTTGTTTCATCTCTCGGACCAATCAAAAACTGGGGGCTTGAAATCGAGAAAAATTCGATCGTCGTCAAGTCCACAATGGAAACGAACATCGAGGGATTCTATGCAGCCGGCGATATCTGCACATATGAAGGGAAAGTCAAGCTGATTGCGAGCGGATTTGGTGAAGCGCCGACCGCTGTCAACAATGCAAAAGCTTATATGGATCCTAAAGCGCGTGTGCAGCCGCTGCACTCTACAAGCATGTTTGAAAACAAATAA
- a CDS encoding cold-shock protein — translation MSYYNNRNQEPLPKEDISTWECTAEDCNGWMRKNFTSSDRPLCPLCNKEMISGSRYITSITNNTSNLNRIFNQK, via the coding sequence ATGTCTTACTACAACAATCGCAATCAAGAGCCTCTGCCAAAGGAAGATATCAGTACGTGGGAATGTACGGCTGAGGACTGCAACGGATGGATGAGAAAAAATTTCACGAGCAGCGACCGCCCTTTATGCCCTCTGTGCAACAAGGAAATGATAAGCGGAAGCCGCTATATCACCTCTATCACCAACAACACGAGCAATCTGAATCGCATCTTTAACCAGAAATAA
- a CDS encoding GNAT family N-acetyltransferase, which translates to MKLVSTHALSKADVTAFFHTHWGSPEMVNSHGTFRCDELEGFAVTDEKSDIKGLITYFIAGNECEVVSLDSVVENKGIGSLLLQEVERVSKRKQCKSIKLITTNDNMRALMFYQKRGYTLAELYVNAVDKARKVKPEIPFVADNGIPIRDEILLVKDLA; encoded by the coding sequence ATGAAACTCGTATCAACGCACGCCTTGTCAAAAGCGGACGTTACCGCGTTTTTTCATACACATTGGGGAAGTCCGGAAATGGTCAATTCACACGGAACATTCCGCTGCGATGAATTGGAAGGATTCGCTGTAACAGATGAAAAAAGCGACATTAAAGGCTTGATTACGTACTTCATCGCTGGAAACGAATGTGAAGTCGTCTCTTTGGACAGTGTTGTCGAAAACAAAGGGATCGGCTCACTCCTTTTACAAGAAGTGGAGCGTGTTTCAAAGCGAAAACAGTGTAAATCGATTAAACTGATCACGACGAACGATAATATGCGGGCGCTTATGTTTTATCAAAAGAGGGGCTATACTTTGGCCGAGTTGTATGTAAACGCAGTTGACAAAGCAAGAAAAGTAAAGCCGGAAATTCCCTTTGTCGCTGATAACGGCATTCCGATTCGGGATGAGATTCTATTGGTGAAAGATTTAGCATAG
- a CDS encoding HesB/IscA family protein, translating into MSEKTVTVTEAAALHIKDMMKEHEEENAFLRIGVKGGGCSGLSYGMGFEHEKNEDDNEFVQHGITVLVDQESLDIMNGTVIDFKQSMMGGGFTIDNPNAIASCGCGSSFRTAANAGKPEEC; encoded by the coding sequence ATGAGCGAAAAAACGGTCACGGTTACGGAAGCGGCTGCTCTTCATATCAAGGATATGATGAAAGAGCATGAAGAGGAGAACGCATTTTTGAGAATCGGAGTAAAAGGCGGCGGATGCAGCGGCCTGTCATACGGCATGGGTTTTGAACATGAAAAAAACGAAGACGACAATGAATTCGTCCAGCATGGAATCACAGTGCTTGTAGACCAAGAAAGTCTGGATATCATGAACGGTACGGTCATTGATTTTAAACAATCGATGATGGGCGGAGGCTTCACCATCGATAATCCAAACGCCATCGCTTCATGCGGCTGCGGATCATCATTCAGAACCGCAGCGAATGCGGGGAAGCCTGAAGAGTGCTGA
- the dapF gene encoding diaminopimelate epimerase, which translates to MNSFRFTKMHGLGNSYIYVNQFEEHLPEELLSDLAVKVSSVYTGIGSDGMILICPSDRAPVKMRIFNSDGSEGKNCGNGLRCVAKYAYEHKLVEETSFLIETLSGLVKAQVEVDEGKVVSATVDMGEPRLLKSDMPMRGEQGSETINEKMIFGGREMKGTAVSMGNPHIVFYLDDIEKAPLTTMGPLIEKDERFPEGVNVEFVEVENENELHFRVWERGSGITQACGTGACAAAVSSVLNGYSKRDTDITVHLAGGDLIINWKNDGRVMMTGPAETVCEGEFFIS; encoded by the coding sequence ATGAATTCTTTTCGTTTTACTAAAATGCACGGCTTAGGAAACAGCTATATATACGTCAATCAGTTTGAAGAACATCTCCCTGAGGAGCTGTTGTCGGATTTGGCCGTCAAAGTGTCTTCCGTTTACACCGGAATCGGTTCAGACGGAATGATTCTCATCTGTCCTTCAGATCGAGCGCCGGTTAAAATGCGGATTTTCAACAGCGACGGATCTGAAGGCAAAAACTGCGGAAACGGTTTGCGCTGCGTTGCAAAATACGCGTATGAACATAAACTGGTAGAGGAAACGTCCTTTTTAATTGAAACCCTTTCAGGCTTGGTAAAGGCTCAGGTTGAGGTGGATGAAGGAAAAGTTGTATCGGCTACGGTCGATATGGGCGAACCGCGACTTCTCAAATCAGATATGCCGATGCGGGGTGAACAGGGTTCAGAGACGATCAATGAAAAGATGATATTCGGCGGCCGTGAAATGAAGGGTACCGCTGTATCCATGGGCAATCCCCACATCGTCTTTTATTTAGACGATATTGAAAAAGCCCCGCTGACGACGATGGGACCGCTCATTGAAAAAGATGAAAGGTTTCCGGAAGGGGTTAATGTAGAATTTGTTGAAGTTGAAAACGAAAATGAACTCCATTTCCGCGTATGGGAAAGGGGATCAGGAATTACCCAGGCTTGCGGAACAGGCGCCTGCGCAGCCGCAGTGAGTTCGGTGCTCAACGGCTATTCCAAACGGGACACGGACATTACCGTCCATCTCGCCGGCGGCGATTTGATCATTAATTGGAAAAACGACGGACGCGTCATGATGACGGGACCCGCTGAAACGGTATGTGAAGGCGAGTTTTTTATATCATAA
- a CDS encoding NupC/NupG family nucleoside CNT transporter, translated as MNILWGLLGILAIFAIAFLLSEHKSKINIRTILIGLAIQLLFGFIVLKWETGREAFLWFTKAVQHLVNYANEGISFLFGPLLQVGDSAAFALSVLPVIIFFSSLIAVLYHLRIMQVIIRFIGGGLAKLLGTSKTESLSAAANIFVGQTEAPLVIKPFIANLTKSELFAVMTGGLASVAGSVLFGYALLGVPLEYLLAASFMAAPAGLIMAKMLIPETEKPKIEEKDIQMAEDEDAANVIDAAAKGASTGLSLALNVGAMLLAFVALIAVLNGILGGVGGWFGFKDLSLEYILGYVFAPLAFVIGVPWDEAVQAGSFIGQKLVLNEFVAYSNFAPMFDQLSVKTASIISFALCGFANLSSVAILLGGLGGMAPNRRSDIARLGLKAVAAGTLANLLSAAIAGMFIG; from the coding sequence ATGAACATTTTATGGGGACTTCTTGGTATTCTGGCGATTTTCGCGATTGCTTTCCTGCTTTCCGAGCATAAGAGCAAAATTAACATAAGAACGATTTTAATCGGTTTGGCGATCCAGCTCCTGTTCGGATTCATCGTTCTCAAATGGGAAACGGGGAGGGAAGCGTTTCTTTGGTTTACAAAAGCCGTTCAGCATCTCGTCAATTATGCGAATGAAGGCATCAGCTTTCTCTTCGGGCCTCTCTTACAAGTAGGCGACAGTGCTGCCTTTGCTTTAAGCGTTCTTCCTGTTATCATCTTCTTTTCATCTCTGATTGCAGTTCTTTACCATTTAAGAATCATGCAAGTGATCATCCGCTTCATCGGCGGCGGATTGGCAAAACTGCTCGGAACAAGCAAAACGGAATCTCTTTCTGCAGCTGCCAATATCTTTGTCGGGCAAACTGAGGCGCCGCTTGTAATTAAGCCGTTTATCGCAAACTTAACAAAGTCAGAGCTGTTTGCCGTTATGACAGGCGGACTCGCTTCAGTGGCCGGTTCTGTTTTGTTCGGTTACGCCCTTCTCGGGGTTCCTCTCGAATATTTGCTTGCAGCGAGCTTTATGGCCGCACCTGCGGGCTTGATTATGGCAAAAATGCTCATTCCCGAAACGGAAAAACCGAAAATTGAAGAAAAAGATATTCAAATGGCTGAAGACGAAGACGCAGCAAATGTCATCGATGCCGCGGCAAAAGGGGCATCAACGGGTCTCTCTCTTGCGTTGAATGTCGGCGCGATGCTGCTTGCTTTTGTTGCTTTGATTGCCGTTTTAAACGGAATTCTTGGAGGAGTCGGCGGATGGTTCGGCTTTAAAGACCTTTCACTCGAATATATTCTCGGCTATGTATTTGCCCCGCTCGCCTTTGTCATCGGCGTGCCATGGGATGAAGCGGTCCAGGCCGGAAGCTTTATCGGTCAAAAGCTCGTTCTGAACGAATTTGTCGCTTATTCCAATTTTGCTCCGATGTTTGATCAGCTTTCCGTCAAAACAGCTTCGATTATCAGCTTTGCGCTGTGCGGTTTCGCAAACTTGTCTTCTGTGGCGATTTTGCTTGGAGGACTTGGAGGAATGGCGCCGAACCGCCGTTCCGATATCGCCCGTCTCGGCTTGAAAGCCGTTGCGGCCGGAACATTGGCCAACCTTTTAAGCGCGGCGATCGCCGGAATGTTTATCGGATAA
- a CDS encoding YuzB family protein, giving the protein MFPIVEFCVSNLAQGSQEAKEILEKDPNLDVVEYGCLSYCGQCMQTMYALVNGEMVTANNPAELVENIYKFIDENELI; this is encoded by the coding sequence GTGTTTCCAATCGTTGAGTTTTGCGTCAGCAATCTTGCCCAAGGTTCTCAGGAGGCAAAGGAAATATTGGAGAAAGATCCGAATTTGGATGTCGTTGAATACGGCTGCCTGAGTTACTGCGGACAATGCATGCAGACGATGTATGCTCTTGTAAACGGAGAAATGGTGACAGCGAATAATCCGGCTGAATTGGTCGAAAATATATACAAGTTCATTGATGAAAATGAACTCATTTAA
- a CDS encoding NAD(P)/FAD-dependent oxidoreductase, with product MRNLVLLGGGYGNMRIIHRLLPNQLPDDVMITLIDRNPYHCLKTEYYALAAGTISDHHIRVSFPDHPKLKIEYGTISSVDLEGKKVLFHDREPVSYDDAVIGLGCEDKYHNVPGAPEHTYSIQTIDQSRSTYQALNNLNAEATVAIVGAGLSGVELASELRESRKDLNIILFDRGELILSSFPKRLSKYVQSWFEEHGVKIINCANITKVEEGIVYNHDDPIQADAIVWTAGIQPNQIVRDLDVEKDPQGRVVLTPHHNLPGDEHVYVVGDCASLPHAPSAQLAEAQAEQIVQVLELRWKGEPLPETMPKFKLKGVLGSLGKKAGFGLVAERPLIGRVPRLLKSGLLWMYKHHNG from the coding sequence ATGAGAAATTTAGTCTTGCTCGGCGGCGGATACGGGAATATGCGCATCATTCATCGTTTGCTGCCTAATCAGCTGCCAGATGATGTGATGATCACTTTAATCGACAGAAACCCTTACCATTGTTTAAAAACGGAGTACTACGCACTGGCTGCGGGGACGATTTCCGATCATCATATCAGAGTGTCCTTCCCGGATCACCCGAAGTTAAAGATTGAATACGGGACGATTTCGTCTGTTGATTTGGAAGGAAAAAAGGTTTTGTTTCATGACAGGGAGCCGGTATCCTATGATGACGCCGTCATCGGACTCGGCTGTGAAGATAAATATCACAACGTTCCCGGGGCGCCTGAACATACCTACAGCATTCAGACAATCGATCAATCACGCAGCACGTACCAGGCGCTCAACAACTTAAATGCGGAAGCCACCGTTGCGATCGTCGGGGCAGGACTGAGCGGCGTTGAGCTTGCGAGCGAGCTGAGGGAAAGCCGAAAAGATTTGAACATCATCCTTTTTGACCGGGGAGAATTAATTTTGTCGAGCTTCCCGAAGCGTTTGAGCAAATATGTGCAAAGCTGGTTTGAAGAGCACGGCGTCAAGATTATCAACTGCGCCAATATTACAAAGGTGGAAGAAGGCATCGTCTACAATCATGACGACCCGATCCAAGCCGACGCCATCGTCTGGACAGCGGGGATACAGCCGAATCAAATCGTTCGGGATCTCGATGTGGAAAAAGATCCGCAAGGGCGCGTCGTCCTGACGCCGCACCATAACCTGCCGGGAGACGAACACGTTTATGTTGTCGGCGACTGTGCAAGCCTGCCTCACGCGCCGAGCGCACAGCTGGCCGAAGCCCAGGCGGAACAAATCGTCCAAGTGCTTGAACTGCGCTGGAAAGGCGAACCTCTTCCTGAAACAATGCCGAAATTCAAGCTGAAAGGCGTCCTCGGGTCGCTCGGCAAAAAAGCCGGTTTCGGTTTAGTTGCTGAACGGCCGTTGATCGGCAGAGTGCCTCGCCTGCTGAAATCCGGCTTGCTTTGGATGTATAAGCATCATAACGGGTAG
- a CDS encoding iron chaperone: MEVFEEYLAGIDHPEHRARMEEVLGWVAETFPNLTPKIAWNQPMFTDHGTFIIGFSVAKNHLAVAPESAGIDRFSEEIVQAGYDHTKQLVRFRWDRPVDFSLLEKMIEFNIADKADCSTFWRK; the protein is encoded by the coding sequence ATGGAAGTCTTTGAAGAATATTTAGCGGGAATTGATCATCCGGAACATCGTGCCCGGATGGAAGAAGTATTGGGTTGGGTAGCGGAGACATTTCCAAATTTAACGCCGAAAATCGCTTGGAATCAGCCGATGTTTACTGATCACGGCACATTTATTATCGGCTTTAGCGTCGCGAAAAATCATTTGGCTGTCGCCCCTGAAAGCGCTGGGATCGATCGTTTTTCTGAGGAAATTGTGCAGGCCGGCTATGATCATACGAAGCAGCTTGTCCGTTTCCGCTGGGATCGTCCGGTGGATTTTTCATTGCTTGAGAAAATGATCGAGTTTAATATTGCGGATAAGGCGGACTGCTCGACTTTTTGGCGGAAATAA
- a CDS encoding Rap family tetratricopeptide repeat protein — MKTKIAYEEVAGMLNQWYVMIKRHEVSQAVSIKCDIEHQLPNMEENQDLLLYFNLLDYRHKLLTEEFAASNKLFEDIQEQKADMQSTDDMIEYYYFFFAGMYEFHKKDYTNAINYYKLAEEKLRTIPDQIEIAEFHYKLAIAYYQIKQNFLSLNHAKTALKTFKAHDDYIQKAISNDMLIGANKLDLFRFDEAEQHYKQALKDAALIKHHVLLGMAHHNLGLSYVNRNLLTLAEHHFKEALLIKEHEESVYGIHSMFELTHVLYKSNVVKEARKLYEKGFFRAEKAGEREYLSKFKLIHALYDEQDPLTVEHALEYLKTINLWTDVAELTFDIALYYKENGDADKAAEYFEESHHARDQILKRTEELK; from the coding sequence TTGAAGACAAAAATTGCGTATGAGGAAGTTGCGGGAATGCTTAATCAATGGTATGTCATGATCAAGCGTCACGAAGTATCACAAGCGGTCTCGATTAAATGCGACATTGAGCACCAGCTGCCGAATATGGAAGAAAATCAAGATCTGCTTCTTTATTTTAATCTTTTAGACTATCGGCACAAGCTGCTGACAGAAGAGTTTGCCGCTTCCAACAAACTGTTCGAGGATATTCAGGAGCAAAAAGCCGATATGCAAAGCACAGATGACATGATTGAATATTATTATTTCTTTTTCGCTGGCATGTACGAATTTCATAAGAAGGATTATACAAATGCAATCAATTATTATAAATTAGCCGAGGAAAAGCTCAGGACAATCCCCGATCAAATCGAAATCGCCGAATTCCATTACAAACTGGCTATCGCCTACTATCAAATCAAACAAAATTTCCTTTCCTTAAACCATGCGAAAACAGCTCTAAAAACCTTCAAAGCACATGATGATTACATTCAAAAAGCGATCAGCAACGATATGCTGATCGGGGCAAATAAACTCGATTTATTTCGTTTTGATGAAGCCGAACAGCATTACAAGCAAGCCCTTAAAGACGCGGCACTGATCAAACATCATGTCCTCCTCGGCATGGCTCACCACAACTTAGGGTTGAGCTATGTCAATCGCAACCTCCTCACATTGGCTGAACATCATTTCAAAGAAGCGCTGCTTATCAAAGAGCATGAAGAATCGGTTTACGGCATCCATTCCATGTTTGAACTGACACATGTGCTGTACAAATCAAATGTTGTCAAAGAAGCACGCAAATTGTATGAAAAAGGATTTTTCCGTGCGGAAAAAGCAGGAGAAAGGGAATATTTGTCGAAATTTAAACTTATTCATGCTCTGTATGATGAACAGGATCCACTTACGGTTGAACATGCTTTAGAATATCTTAAAACGATCAATCTCTGGACGGATGTAGCGGAATTAACATTTGATATCGCACTTTACTATAAAGAAAATGGAGATGCAGACAAAGCTGCCGAATATTTTGAAGAATCTCATCATGCAAGAGACCAAATTCTTAAAAGAACGGAGGAGTTAAAGTGA
- a CDS encoding phenolic acid decarboxylase: MNQDVKEFVGSHMIYTYENGWEYEIYIKNDHTIDYRIHSGMVGGRWVRDQKADIVKLTEGVYKVSWTEPTGTDVSLNFMPNEKRMHGIIFFPKWVHERPDITVCYQNDHIDLMEESREKYETYPKYVVPEFADITFIENAGIDNEDLISKAPYPGMTDDIRAGKRV; the protein is encoded by the coding sequence ATGAATCAAGATGTAAAAGAGTTTGTAGGAAGCCATATGATCTATACGTATGAAAACGGATGGGAATATGAAATCTACATTAAAAATGACCATACCATCGATTACCGCATTCACAGCGGAATGGTTGGGGGACGCTGGGTTCGCGATCAAAAAGCCGATATCGTCAAGCTGACTGAAGGCGTCTATAAAGTATCCTGGACAGAACCGACAGGGACTGACGTTTCCTTGAACTTCATGCCGAATGAAAAGCGGATGCACGGCATCATCTTCTTCCCTAAATGGGTTCATGAACGCCCTGATATTACAGTCTGCTATCAAAATGACCATATCGACTTAATGGAGGAATCGCGCGAAAAATATGAGACGTATCCAAAATATGTCGTACCGGAATTCGCCGATATCACATTTATTGAAAATGCCGGAATCGATAATGAAGATCTGATTTCAAAAGCCCCTTATCCCGGAATGACGGATGACATCAGGGCAGGAAAGCGGGTATAA
- a CDS encoding YuzD family protein, whose protein sequence is MKKQAELFVYGADVLCPSCVNLPSSKETYEWLEAALKRKYPDQPFSITYIDIHQPPENDPEKQEISEKILNDEYFYPLVMVGDQVVGEGNPKLKDVYKEMEKQGYKPA, encoded by the coding sequence ATGAAAAAACAAGCCGAGCTTTTTGTTTACGGTGCCGACGTTCTTTGTCCAAGCTGTGTGAACCTTCCGTCATCAAAAGAAACGTATGAGTGGCTAGAAGCCGCCCTGAAAAGAAAATATCCCGACCAGCCTTTCTCAATCACGTACATTGATATCCATCAGCCGCCGGAAAACGACCCTGAAAAACAGGAAATCTCCGAAAAAATCCTGAACGACGAATATTTTTATCCGCTCGTCATGGTCGGTGATCAAGTGGTCGGCGAAGGAAATCCGAAGCTGAAAGACGTGTATAAAGAAATGGAAAAGCAAGGATATAAGCCTGCATGA